A stretch of DNA from Chelonoidis abingdonii isolate Lonesome George chromosome 8, CheloAbing_2.0, whole genome shotgun sequence:
GTTACAAAACTTCATGAGCCACACACATGGTAAGTTGCTTTCTGACCATCAGAATTCCTATTTAATTGAAGTAAGAGGTTCACTTCCTAGctacacaattttattttttcaatgctGCTAATGATAGCAGTTGTATTTTAAGATTTAATTGGGAAACATTAATACGAACTACTTGGTAATTTAACCATATGCGTGAGACTAAATTTCTGAGGAGTTTGGAAGGATAGATCacataaaaaatgaaaagtagATGAATAGCTCAAATCTTTATCCTAGAACTCTGAAAGGTGTTGCTTAATCTTGAATGTATTTAATtgctgtgttcagagagagattaaaatctTAGATTGTAATAATGCCATAATGCCCATAGTCTTATTTAAATCCCCTTTGAGTTATGACAGTATAATACTGAGTCATAAGACTATTCTCATTTATCAAttaattaaaaagttttcatTAATGCTGCCACTAattagctattttaaaaatcttttgtttCCTGTAAGGAGAGGTattaaagtatatttttttaactctccctaatcatttttctgtttAGACAGGAAAGTCAGATTTTATTGATCACTCCAAAATATGAACATTAATTTTATCTTTCTGTAAGTTTTCATTTGTTGCTCAACAGTATTTATTTGAGCACTTCATACACAATAATTAATGTCTTCACAACACCACTCTGAAGTGTGGAAGTATtatcatcatcctcattttatggctagggaactgaggcacagtctgatttagggcttgtctacttgGTAATGGAGTGCGGACTATGAGATGTGAATTGTAGAGTACACTAATGTGTTGTGCTCTGACTGCTACATGTAGACCCTTCTGGTGACACACCCACGCCCCTCTGCTTTGTAGACAAGCCAATAGTAACTTACCTACAAGTTGCATAAGAAATCtatggcagagctagaaatagagcTCAGAATTCTAGTGTCTTGACTAGGCTATCCTGCTAATTATGATTGCTATAAAATTGTCCTGTTCATAAAAAAGTTGGCCATGAAGCAAACACAACGGTCTAAAGGGATGTTGTAGTGTTACATTCCAGAATTAAGTTAACTTTCTTCCCCAACACTCCAGAATGTTGTTTGATTCTGTTACCATTTGGTCCTTTATATCTGTCATGTACTGAATTTCCTATAGGTACATTCCAGAGTAGATTAATCCAAAGATAAAACTGAACATATCGTACAGAAACCTGCACCCGAATTTTCAAGCTATGAGAGTCTGCAAGTAGTTGTTTTAAAAGTAACTTGTCAACGtttctaaaaagaaaagttttaactAGAAATTGTACCCCATAAAAAagagttttgaaaataaaaactgatgggaattttttttctcacCACATACTTGTCTCTGTATAACAAAAACACAAGGAAATTCGGAGTGAAAGCAATTGAGATGGTCCCTGGTTATTGAGGATAAGATACTGAGAAATTACATCTGGATTCTGCTGACTTTCAAGATCTTTATCAGTCCAGTTTTTAGTCATTCTGGTTATTTGGGAAGCATTCTTCTGGTGATGGAAAATGGCTGTGTACAAattgattttattagatctgtaaTGGCATGGGATTGCTTAGGATTGTTCTGTATTAAAGGTAGCTGTACATTTCAGTCTGAGGGCGCTGCCGATTGTTGGTAATAGCCTTCTATTTTGGACTCCCAACTGCTCTGTTACCTGAGAAGGATGTGGCTTTTCCTTGCTGAGatgaatattagagagacaaggtgggtgaggtaatacctgttattgggccaacttttgttggtgagagagacaagctttccagagctctttttcaggtcatgTTAAGAGCCATTCATCTTGGATTAAAGCAATCCTCTTTAATGCAGAATGTAGTAATTTGCTTACCTAATGTTGTGGGCTGATGTCAGCATACCTATGCACCACCACCTGCACTAACTTCCCATCAGTTACTGAGCACAATTCAAAATCTTGGTTTTAGTTTCTTAAGCCCTGTGTGTATTGGACCTTACTATTTTTTTGAGACAACTATGTCCAGAGCTGAAAACAGATGAGATGCTTTTGCTGATGTTTCTTGGCTCCTTCTGGTGGTATGACAGAACCTGAAGTGGTTTGTGCATGGATCAGTGCACATTTTTGACTAAGTATTTGTTTGACTATGGATCATTCCTCAGGGAGTTATCTTTATAAATTGAGATGATAGAGAGGGATTTTTTTCTGACTGTTGAACTCTGTCTGCAGTCTATTTGAATCTAAATACTACGGTGATGGGCCCTCTAAcgtaaatgaaattattttagatCCTCATTAAGAAATTGCCCTGAAACTTCCAATCTTTACTCTAATATTAACATTTGTTTGGAATTGTATGTATATGTAGAAACATTTTTTCATGTAAGGCAATCAACAAAACTGTTCAAAGAGCAATAATCTGTCAATCAGTTTCCTGCTGACTTGTATTAAAGTATCTGTTAGTGGGAGTAATTTCATcctttgaaaagttttttttttttaaaaaaaaaaaaaagacagaaaaacaaaacaaaatctttttgcaATCAGAGAGAATAGAATCCGACCAATGCGCCACATCTTTTTAACCTTCAACCCTTTGAAATCATGACTTTGGCATAGAATTTGTGTCTTGTTAAATAGAACCATTACATCACTTGGAAGTAATAGAGGTTTTAACAAATAACTAGATTTGGAATTACTGTGTACCACCACAGCTCAATTATATGATAAAGAGGGGGAGCTGTTGCTGGGGTAAAACAGGGGGAATAATGAGAATCTGGGCAAATTGTCAGTGTTAGTGATGAACTTGAATGGCTATATTTCTCAAACACTGCTCTACCATTACCAAGAACAAAGGGTTCTGAGCGCTTTGCCCGCAGGCTTTCACATGGAATAtaaatcaagaaaacaaacattACAAAACAAACTAGCACTTATATCCTGACAACAATACTGCAGCAAACTCTCCATGctaattaacaaacaaaaatgtcattttttaaagaCTGTGATCTTCCTGGGATTTTctaaaaaatgatttattttctaCTCATGCAGCATTCATTGTCACAGCGTCAGGAGTCCAATACTATAATTAAAACATATCTAAAATAATAATCTGTCATTCTGTCATATTTGTTGGAAGTCTCCAAAAAGTGTGAGGTCTATTTCTTTACCTTAAAGCTTGCTACACACTGATTCAGATGGTGCCAGAATAAGTTCCAGAAACAAGGATCATCAATAATAATGATTTGCTTCTCGTCTCAGATGATAAAATTCAAGTAACCATGATTAAGAGTTACTTAATAGATCTTTACTACCAGGTCAGGAACTGTAGCTAGATCCTGTTCTGCCCAAGGTGGTAACCAGCTCCTTGAGCTGCATATAGAAACAAATAACTTCCAAGTCCTCTTCAAGAGTAATTCCAAATAATGTTCGCTCGCACTGTTAGGCACTCCTACTAACTGGCGCGAAGTAATGATGAACTGAATATGATTCCAAAGATACAAACAGTATTGGCAAATGGTAGATACATGCACCCAATATAGGGTGCATGCAGAGCTCCTATCAACCAGCTTCATTTAAGATAATCTAAGATGAACTTGAGCATAGTGTTCTTACCCATATCCACACTTCTATCAAGTATTGAGAAAACTGGGGGACTGTGTTATCCTAGATCATATGATATGAGGGATATACTTTTATGTTATACTTAACTTTGACTTTATTTATGATTGTTATTGTTTTCCAtcataaataaaaacacacaataaaaaaaattgtaaattggAGTGCAGTGTGTATGTTGTTGGTATTGCAGCCCAAGATGTGTCTCAGCCTTCCCTAGTAGAAGGACTTGATCACATGCACATTGAAAATGAGAGTTGACAGAGTGGAACATTGAAGAATTCCATCTTACTCAGGGCTGTGGCATTGTTAAAAATGGGCATAGTATTAACATAATTTTGGTACAAAATGAATCCAGAGAAACTCTAGGAGTATCAGATGAAATATAAAagggtttttattgttttaaacattATCAATAGGTTATTCAAGCTATCCAAATGTAAATTGATGCAATGACATATTGAATGCTGTGACAGATTTGAAATAGGTGTAGAGAAACAAAGTATTTGGGGAACTTTTTGTGAAATGATCATGTTTATGTGTATGTATATTAATGTATGTATTAACTCTTGCTATACATTCTGGTACTAAATGTTATATGCTTAATTGGTTACGTTTTTGACAGGGCAAAAAAGATGTCGCTCAAATTTTCAACAACATTCTCAGAAGGCAAATTGGTACAAGAACTCCCACAGTGGAATACATCTGCACTCAACAAAATATATTGTTCATGTTATTAAAAGGGTATGTACGGTATTCGGTGTAAATAGTTTTATACGAAGTATTGGAGTGGTTTTTTCAGGAAAAAGCAGGATAGTGAGAGTGGTGAAATGTCCCTTCTTCCTTTGcaatttgtttaaataattttgcCACAGGGCCTGTAACTTCCCTTAAAGTAACTTAAGTCAAGTGGATAATTTAAGCAATAGAACATCAAAATATGAATCCTTTAATGTGAAGGGTGACAGGGTGAGAACTGAAAACTAATACTGCACTAAAAACATTCTTGTTGGGGTAATGTAACAATAAAATCTGTTCCTTTTCATTGAACTTACTTCATTGTTCAGAGTTTAAACTGTTATTCCTGATCATAGTTATTTACCGAGTGTTTGAATGATTGTTCTAACCTCTGGCTCAAAGAACTTGCTGTCCCGTCCTCTGAGTTACTGTGCAGCTCCTGCTTCATAGTTATTGGGTAATACAACTACAAAGACATCAAGCAGCTCCAACTTTTCTAGATATGATTCAGTGTATTCACTGCATGCCAGGTTGCTGTTTCCAGCTCTATTTTGTATTACCTGCATTGTTCCATCACAGAATCATGCCAAATCAATTATGCTGTAGCAAGTCTGCAGCTGCATACCAAAATAGAGGTGCTCATGAAAACAGAAATGTAAGTAAAAAgcctctgttttttaaattagggAACAAACATCCCTAATTTAAAATGGACTgtttacatttctattattctgtgcCATGAATAACAGAAAATATTAGAGGTTGCAATCCCATTTTATCATTTTGGGGTGGGAAAGTTCACTAATGTCTTGcataaaaccattttaaaaatgttaacatttcaaaCACTAAATTTGTATCAGTAGCTGTAGCATGTATACTGATGGATATTGTTCAAATAAACTCTCATACATCATGATATGCAGTATACTCCTGATTATCCAAATAGACTGAGGGACACTGATTTTATTTGGATAATTGAGAGTTCGGATAATCAGGAGAACAGGAACAATTCAGCCATTGAGCAGTGGGGTTCCCTTCTCCACAACTGGGGGCTCATCTTGCTCCTCACAGTACTGGCCAGAGGTCTCTGCTCTATTTTACAAATCTCCACGTTATctgaatcccttccttgtcccccagcatGAGATACATGCTGCAGAGGGCAGGTATCTCGTGCTTGGGGACAAGAAAGGGATTTGGATAATGAGGTTTTGGTAAATGGGAGTATACTGTAGTTGTACTCAAATGCTACAGTGATTGATATGGTATAAGATTCTATAGAAAGGATGAAGTAGATTAAATAGTTAATCCCTTGGAATAGCTGTTTGCCACATCATGATGACAGCAATAAGATGTTAAAATAACAGGTTTTGTTTTCTGGATGTTTAAACAAAAGATCTGCTCTTTAGTTTTTCCTTAAAGTTTTTGCATTATATAGTAATTAGAGATGTTGCCAAGTCTGAAACCTACCAAATGTGTGGTGTCATGCTTATGTCACATGTCTGAGCCAGCAGAGTATTGAtacatagaaaaaaaattattttacaatGAGAGCAGGAACTTTGCACATTTTAATCCCCAGCTTCCTCATGAACACTAAGAACCCCCTAGCAGTCTAGAGGAACAGCAAAATGTATTTTTGCAATTGTAAAGAAATTCAGTGTTCCACAGAGTACTTTTAACTTTTCCTATTCCACAGTCTCGTTTTGACAGAACCCAAGATATCTTAAAGATTCAAAAGGCAAGGTTATTATTAACCATAGTGTAATATAAAAGTAAGAACAAATGAATGATACTAAATTCTTATACGTGctttctcaaagtgctttacgagGAAGGCatagaaacagaggcacagagtggtaAAATAACTTGTCCAAACTGTCAGTGGGAGACTCTTCTAACTTCAAATCCAGGATCATGTTCAGTGGACCACATTGCTGATTTTTAGGACAGCATAACCTAGGACAGCCACCACgaaacatttttgtgtgtgcataagTAAAGATGTTTGAAATAGGTGTTGGTTTTAATTTATAGAAGTACTTACTGATCTGTTGTATGTCTTACATATGATACATCTGATATAGCCAAATTTTACATAATTTTAAGACATGATGATGAATATGAACCAACCATTAGCAGAAGATCTAGGCTTTGAAAAGCTCTGATTTCCCAGAATCCTGTTGATTTAAATATGTGGAGCTACAAGAGACCCATAGATTTCAAGTGATGTTACTTTCAAATTTTGACAGTGTACTTGCAGTGCAAATGCTTATTCTTTTGACCACATGGAGCGGTCTGTTTGTTCACTTATGAAGTTCACCTAAAAAGTCATACTCAGTATTCCATATAAAATGAACAAGTTTGGCAGTATACTGGGAGTTGTGAATTGTCTATACCACTAGAGGGCAGACTTCTGCTATCCCAACCTGCAGAGCACCTACTGCACATTTAGAAAAGTCAAGTTCCACCTGCAGTTACGAGCAGAGGGTATTGATTTTGAGTCTTAATATAAAGTTATATTTCTTATGCTCCCATTTTATACAAGTTATTCATACAAGCAACAGATTGATCATCTGATTTTGGTGGTGTTTCATAGAACATCTGAAAGTGGAACTTAATATACAGATAAATGCGTTTTAATTATTGAAATGTTTAAGTTGACTTGATAACATAATATAGCATATTGTTAATTATATATAAAGTTGCGGTACTACAGTACcacattttaaaggtatttatatAGACTTCTCATTTTGCAGGTACGAATCTCCAGAAATTGCTCTAAATTGTGGAATAATGTTAAGAGAATGCATTAGACATGAACCACTTGCTAAAATAATCTTGTGGTCAGAACAGTTCTACGATTTCTTCAGATATGTAGAAATGTCAACGTTTGACATTGCTTCAGACGCGTTTGCCACATTCAAGGTAACTTGCATACCATATCTAAATAGTTTCAATAGCATACATTTCTCCAGCATCTCAAGTATATAATCCCAAATATCAGGTGTTAGTCACATATGGAGACAGAGAACAAAGTTTGTGACATTCTCTGTAAAGGGGCTGGATCAATTGAACATTTCTTCCTTCTAAGCACATGGGGATAAGATATTGCTTCAGATACATGTGCTATGTTCAGGGTAACATTTATTCCAGAACTAAAATTTAATAattttacttagattgtaaactcttcaaggcaggggagGACTGTCTTATTTGTGTAGTGTCTTGCATGATTGGTGCTGATTCATGATTGGGACCTCTAGGTGCTAAcactgtacaaataataaatagtataaGTGGACCCTTTGGTGCTGTAGAGCTCCTCTGGTGGTATATGTCATTCCTGTTGCAGGAAGTAGGCCTGGGTTTCCCTGTGCCCCAGTGATCCAAGCAGCTGTATCAGCCCTTGGAGCTGTTGGAAGCCAACACAAGTTAAGAGCCTTCAAGTTGCTCTGGTTTCTCTATGAGAACCAGTGCAGCATATAGCAGACCCCTTCCTAAGTCGTGCTATGAGTTTTCACAGCCACAATCAAGGATCTACACCAATATTccagctttttttctttatttccataGTTTATCAAAATCCTTCTTTGGATTAATTAGATTCTTCGGAGGCATCAAGaatgaatatttattatttgaatagatactttttatttaaaatctgaaaatattgcTTAAACATGACATACTTTTTCAGGATTTACTTACTAGACACAAGTTGCTGAGTGCAGAATTTTTGGAACAGCATTATGATAGGGTGagtaaatatatttaattccTCAGAACTTTTTGATGTTTGATACAGAATAATTTTCATTTGACTGAAAAAGTTAAAtacttttttattctttgtgtCGTATTTCTTGGATTCTTAGTTAAGAATTACCAAGGACAGTTTATGTATTACATTAATCAAAGTTAGGTTTGCATTTTTTTGTGccatagtatttttaaaatagaaatttgttttaaaattctcaaCATTTCAACATCAGAAACTTAAACTGAGATTTTGAAAAGATGAAAATCTAGCTTTGTGAAAATGGTTTTTCCATTAGAGGGACCCTTTCTCCATTTTTTCTGTTGTCTGTATGAGGCCTTAGTCACAAAAGTATGTTTGATAGTTTTGCTCCATCTGCTGGCCAATTCTGGTATTAATAAAAGCTTAAATCATTTCATAGTCTACAAAATTTTATTGCTTGAAGAATAACTTCCTTCATTATATGGTAGTCCAAATGTTTAAAGTTCCCAAAATAGCAAAGAAATTAAGTTTCAAAAAGCTTGTTAGAATTGTAAACACCTGTCATGTAATACTGCAAACCTTGTTTCAGTAGAATTCTAAGTTTTTATTTACATACCTATTAGGGCTCTCCCCCAGTTAAATTCATTCAGAAGCAGGGCTTGTGCCACTTGGAAAGTTCCTGATTTTTCTCTTCATTCTCCATTCAGTTCTTCAGTGAATATGAGAAGTTACTTCATTCAGAAAATTATGTGACGAAAAGGCAGTCACTTAAGGTAAGGTAGTTTTACTTTGAGTGCCCTTTTTTTCCCAAGAAAATTACTTCAATTTCAGGGTgaagtgatttaaatcacaatGACTTAAATAACTGGTTTGAATCCCaatttaaaacagtaaaaatagtTGATTTCAGTAactattttaataaagttttatttGTGGACTTGCCGAAGAGTTTATTTTCATCACTTGGGAGCGTGGTTGAATCAAAGCAATCTGGGGCGCACAGCAACTTGGAGCATAGCCCTATCTTCCACTTGGAGTGATGGTGTTCGGGTTAGGGCTGCAGGAGTGGAGCCCAAGGGAAGCAGGGACAGCAGGCAGAACCAAAGAGGCTGGAGCAGTGGTAGGGGCCCCCATTGTCCCCCAGATGTGGCAATACCTATCCCAGAGGCACAGATttggtagcagcggggctccccCAGGACTTACGTCCATCCCTATTTGTGGGGTATCTGTACAGAATGATATTTCttgactgaaaattttgaaaattctgaaaattttgtagTTAGAAACAACTCAATGTTGGAGACACCTGGCTGACAGTAAATCACAGTTCTCCAGTTTGAGGATGCAAGAGAGTTCTTTCGTTGAATAATAGCCAGTCTTCATAAAAAAACAATCTTATATTACAGAAACTCCCAGAGGCCTGAATGGGATGAGGGCCCCGTTGTGataaagcactgtacaaacacacatgaaGACAGCGCATGtaccaaagagtttacagtcagaGTATTGGGTGAAACTGTCCAAGGAATGATTTAGACTGGTCTGCACACAGTTTTTACACCGGTATAATATATATCATCAGGGGTGTGATTTTATAAAGCTGTAGTACCAGTAAAGCAACGTGGATGCCGTTACACTGATGTGAAGGTGCCTTATACTGGTACAATTTATCCCGTGAAGGAATAGTTGTACCAGCATAAGCACTGATTAGTTTTAGATTTATTTCTGCAAAGCTTAGGGCCCAGGtacataatttaataaaatacacTTAAATAGATATAATCGCTAACCACAGCAACATCAGCATAAATATCTATTAAACATCCATGCTGGTCAGCTGTGGGATGTGTTAATTTTCCATAGGGAAGTATGAGGTTGAAGTGTAAGTATTGCACAGTTGTCAGGAATCAGTTACAAGTGCATGTTGGAGGTGTATGGGACTTGCTTATAGATGCATGAGTGCAGTGTGTGGGGATTGATTGCTTAAAGAAAGACACATTAACTGGACACACATGCTTGCTTCTACGTGTTTGAGTCGGCATAGGCACAGGAACTAGGAGTGCCAGGGGTGCTGTAGCACCCCCAAGTTTTAtatggggtcccagctgctggccccgcacctGGGACTTCGCTCCCTGGCCGCTCTTCTGgggccctgcacccagggctTGCGTCCCTGTCCCTGTTCCTGGGGCCCCATCTGCTGGTTCCACTCCCaggctctggctcccagccccacggCCAGGGCTGTACTCTCGGGTCCCTGACTGCCAGCCCCACGCCCGGGACTCTGCTTCTGGGCCCCATATGCTGGGTCTTAGCTGCCCTGttgtggccccagccttggcccccttagcCCTGCCCGGATCCCCTGCTCCCGGAGACATGGCTCTGCTCCCGCCCCAGCTTTGGAGGTTGAGGCAGCATGGACAGGAATAAAGGGGGGCATtaggtaaaaaataaaaacttctttcagcacccccactattaagtgttccagcaccactgtgagTAGGGGGGTTTCCTGTTAAGCAACCAtaactgttttttatttatttttttctcttttggaattttcttttcttttgttattttttaactgTGTATGGTGTTAGTAGATTATAAGAGACAGGTTCCTTTTCACCcacattattattatatatacttGCATGATCGGGTGGTAATTTCAGACTTGGAATATGTATAGAAGGTCAGGTCAGTGTTTTCATTTTGTAATCATTTTACTagagaatttttaatatttttctgagTGGTTATAAAACAGATGTAGTAGAAAAGATCAATTTCCGAAGATTAAGTATGCATTGGGAACCTCAAAAGTGGAACAAAGGACTACAAAGCAGATCTGATCTTTCATCACACACTAGCATAATTGTCATAGTGCTAATTACTGTTTATATTGTTTCATTTCTTTAGTTATTTTTgcatcatcttaatttaaaataaaaagactgTAACAATTAGTGACCACCACTTGAAAAGTACCTACCCAACATCACACAGGGATGGTAAAGCCATGGATAGAGCCTGGTTCCTCCTATATTCCaggtccagtgctttaaccacaaaaccattaCGTATAGTATCAGGTtttataattaaagactgttctGTCTGTGTCAGTGCTTTGTAGAGATGGCCATGTAGGGATAATCCTGTTTTACAGACGCTAGAGGCAAGAACACAGATTTGGCCTGATCTTTGTGCAAAGTAGCATGGCTTCTTTTATAGCTGTTATAGTAGAGACTGAGCTGGCATAAAGGATCTTGTGCAACCTGTCAGATTCTCTCTTACCTTATTTATAAAACTGGGGGGGGAGGATGATACCTTGACTGTGGGTAGCTGACTTATGACAACATCGAATTACCCGTTTCAGATACCAGATATATTGAACATAGATATGGTACAGCAGCTAGTTATCACCTAGCAAAGGGCATTCGTTATGGGGGTACTGAGAGCCTCTTCTGCCTAAatagcactgtccacatcagCACTTTTGTAAGTGAAACTTGTGATGGTCagagggtgtgttttttcactcccttgactgacaaaagttttactgacaaaagtggtagACAGAAAGGTAGGCAGTTTTTCACTCACGTTTTTATTCATCATCGGGGAGACAGAAAGTTAGGCAGTTTTTCACTtatgctgagagagagaatggaaaaagCAGCATATCAGAATAtcctggactgggagtcaggagaaccAAGAGTTTGTTATGCCTCTTGTATTGACAGATGTCAATtactcaaagtgcttcacaacccCTATGATGATAATTGTATTTGAACTCATAAGATTTCCATAATACTTCATCGTTCTATCACATTTTTCCACTCTTAGTTGCTTGGTGAATTGCTATTGGACAGACACAACTTTACAATTATGACAAAATACATCAGTAAACCTGAAAATCTGAAACTAATGATGAACCTTCTACGAGACAAGAGTCGCAACATTCAGTTTGAGGCCTTTCATGTCTTTAAGGTATGGTACCAAAAATCATAAAACCATTGAATAGCTTCTGTAGTGTGCCTTGTTTACGGAGGTAGTGAGGTTAGTCGATAATGATGGCAAACCTCAGATCTGTCTGCTCTGAAAAACtacttgatttctttcttttgctgAGAAGTACTAACTCAGGAAATGCTAAATGGTTTTGTATGGTTATTGTTAGCATAACTTTCCTCTTCTAAAATTCTGTACGAATTGAGAATGATGAAAGGGGATGAATGCATGCTGTGATTTCTGAGCACAACTCAACATCATTCTGAGGTTTCTAAACAGGTCTGTGTCATGCTACATCGTATTGTGGAGGATACATCTAGTATTTCAAATCACTGAtcagttttgaaaaatttaaATCATGGTTGTCTGTTGAAACAAATTACCCTTTTTATTAATAGTAGACATAAACTAATGATTAGTAATAGGTTGGGGATTTAGTTCCGTTCAGGAATAACCCTGCAGAAAGGTTTTAAACCATCTCTAGTCTGTCTGATGGTGATGCTAGATACATAAAATCATGTACTTGCTACAGAACTCAATcctatgaggtgctgagtgcctcctgcagGATGTCATGACCAGGCAGCTCCCATTAACATCAGAATTGGGCCCTCAGTCTCTACCTCAATAACATATAAAACTGGTTTTCATTTCAGATTAATATTCTTAAATATTCCATTTGTTTTTTCATGTGCAGATACTTAAGAGAGAAAACATTCATAATTTTAAACGTAggttgtcaattaattgcagttaactcaagtgatgagcacaaaaaaaattaaatagattttaaaaagtcacagttttaatcgcactgttaaacaataatagaataccaatttaaatttattataaatatttttggcttctgcattttaaacatattgatttcaatttcaacacaaatacaaagtgtacaatgctccctttatttttttattacatttgcactttaaaaaaagatgaaca
This window harbors:
- the CAB39 gene encoding calcium-binding protein 39 translates to MPFPFGKSHKSPADIVKNLKESMAVLEKQDISDKKAEKATEEVSKNLVAMKEILYGTNEKEPQTEAVAQLAQELYNSGLLSTLIADLQLIDFEGKKDVAQIFNNILRRQIGTRTPTVEYICTQQNILFMLLKGYESPEIALNCGIMLRECIRHEPLAKIILWSEQFYDFFRYVEMSTFDIASDAFATFKDLLTRHKLLSAEFLEQHYDRFFSEYEKLLHSENYVTKRQSLKLLGELLLDRHNFTIMTKYISKPENLKLMMNLLRDKSRNIQFEAFHVFKVFVANPNKTQPILDILLKNQTKLIEFLSKFQNDRTEDEQFNDEKTYLVKQIRDLKRPAQQEA